A window from Methanobrevibacter sp. V74 encodes these proteins:
- a CDS encoding NifB/NifX family molybdenum-iron cluster-binding protein gives MYYYLIKMEDFKMRLAVVSSDGKNVDTHLGKGKTIYVYDDMDFVEKRELEISDDSKHQGGKVIQACKDCDAIISVQYGFKSKIKADDADVKLVMDEGPIEEVLKRYIDHVNFMKN, from the coding sequence TTGTATTATTATTTAATTAAAATGGAGGATTTCAAAATGCGTTTGGCGGTGGTATCATCTGATGGTAAAAATGTTGACACTCATCTTGGAAAGGGTAAAACCATATACGTTTATGATGACATGGATTTTGTTGAAAAACGTGAATTAGAAATTTCTGATGATTCAAAACATCAAGGCGGAAAAGTAATTCAAGCTTGCAAGGATTGTGATGCTATAATTTCAGTTCAATATGGTTTTAAATCTAAAATCAAAGCAGACGATGCTGATGTTAAATTGGTCATGGATGAAGGGCCAATTGAAGAGGTTTTGAAGAGATATATTGATCATGTAAATTTCATGAAAAACTAA
- the mtnP gene encoding S-methyl-5'-thioadenosine phosphorylase, whose amino-acid sequence MIGIIGGSGVYEIAQKADFCKNELVKTEYGNVEVSILDICSKKVAFIPRHASGHSIPPHKINYRANIDALKNVGVTKVIATNSVGSMNKDMPPGSFVVPDDFLDFSQNRDKTFYEDCVVHIDVTEPYCPSLANVLDASGDVILGGIYVCTEGPRFETPAEIKMFKMLGGDIVGMTGLPEVTLAREREICYNSICIVSNYASGISENELTIDEVFEMLAQKEVDLYELIYNFIKNVDDEEDCSCLHALQGAGV is encoded by the coding sequence ATGATAGGTATTATTGGAGGCAGCGGAGTTTATGAAATTGCTCAAAAAGCCGACTTTTGTAAAAATGAGTTAGTCAAAACTGAATATGGGAATGTTGAGGTATCCATTTTAGATATATGTTCTAAAAAAGTGGCTTTTATTCCTCGTCATGCTTCTGGACATTCTATTCCTCCACATAAAATCAATTATCGTGCAAATATTGATGCACTTAAAAATGTTGGGGTTACAAAGGTAATAGCTACTAACTCTGTTGGTTCAATGAATAAGGACATGCCTCCGGGATCTTTTGTTGTTCCAGATGATTTTTTAGATTTCTCACAAAACAGGGATAAAACTTTCTATGAAGATTGTGTGGTTCATATTGATGTTACAGAGCCTTATTGTCCTAGTTTGGCTAATGTTTTAGATGCTTCAGGGGATGTAATATTGGGGGGAATTTATGTTTGCACTGAAGGGCCCAGATTCGAAACACCTGCCGAGATTAAAATGTTTAAAATGCTTGGGGGGGATATTGTTGGAATGACTGGACTTCCTGAAGTTACCTTGGCCCGTGAAAGAGAAATTTGTTATAATTCCATTTGCATAGTGTCAAATTACGCTTCTGGAATTTCTGAAAATGAGCTTACGATAGATGAGGTATTTGAGATGCTTGCTCAAAAAGAAGTTGACCTATATGAATTAATATATAACTTCATAAAAAATGTTGATGATGAGGAAGATTGCAGTTGTCTTCATGCATTGCAAGGTGCTGGAGTGTAA
- a CDS encoding RtcB family protein — MTIKDEIKKVRDNVYEIPGSYNKSMRASGRFYIADEYIDDLEEGAIEQIVNVACLPGVQRYAIGLPDIHFGYGFPIGGVAAFSIRNGVVSPGGVGFDINCGVRLIKSNLALEDIEDSLDELTEKLFENIPSGVGSKGKIRLKENEINDVLDYGAEWAVDNGYGWAEDLEVLEENGKMEDADSSIVSDKAKKRGIPQLGSLGSGNHFLEIQIVDEIYDEEVAEVFGLEKGMIVVMVHTGSRGCGHQVCSDYLRIMDKTYKNYKINIADRQLACAPLDSKEAHNYIKAMSAAANYAWANRQMITHWIRETFEEVLGKSAKEMEMSILYDVAHNIAKLETHKIYNREEEVIVHRKGATRAFGPGREEVPEKYRDVGQPVLIPGTMGTASYVLYGSETAMGETFGSTAHGAGRILSRSRAKKDYDADEITDDLASKGIKVKASSKHVIEEEAPGAYKDVDSVVRVSDSTGIAKLVAKVKPLSVCKG, encoded by the coding sequence ATGACAATTAAAGACGAAATTAAAAAAGTGAGAGATAATGTTTATGAGATTCCGGGTTCTTATAACAAATCTATGAGGGCTTCTGGAAGATTTTATATTGCAGATGAATACATTGACGATTTGGAAGAGGGAGCTATTGAACAAATTGTTAATGTGGCATGTCTTCCAGGTGTTCAAAGATATGCAATAGGATTGCCTGATATTCATTTCGGATATGGATTTCCGATAGGGGGAGTTGCAGCATTCAGTATAAGAAATGGTGTCGTATCTCCTGGAGGGGTTGGATTTGACATTAACTGCGGAGTCAGATTAATCAAATCAAATCTGGCATTGGAGGATATTGAAGATAGCCTAGATGAACTTACAGAAAAGTTATTTGAAAACATCCCTTCAGGTGTAGGCAGCAAAGGCAAAATCAGACTGAAAGAAAATGAAATTAACGATGTACTTGATTATGGTGCTGAATGGGCTGTAGATAATGGATACGGATGGGCTGAAGATTTAGAAGTTTTAGAAGAAAATGGTAAGATGGAGGATGCCGATTCAAGTATCGTTTCTGATAAGGCTAAAAAAAGAGGTATTCCACAATTGGGTTCACTTGGTTCAGGCAATCATTTTTTAGAAATTCAAATTGTGGATGAAATCTATGATGAAGAAGTTGCAGAAGTATTTGGGCTTGAAAAAGGAATGATTGTTGTTATGGTTCACACAGGTTCAAGAGGCTGCGGACATCAGGTATGCTCTGATTATTTAAGAATAATGGATAAGACTTATAAAAATTATAAAATTAATATTGCAGATAGGCAATTGGCTTGCGCTCCACTTGATTCAAAAGAAGCACATAATTATATTAAGGCAATGTCTGCTGCGGCTAATTATGCATGGGCTAATAGACAAATGATAACTCATTGGATTAGGGAAACTTTTGAAGAGGTCTTAGGCAAATCTGCAAAAGAAATGGAAATGAGCATTCTTTATGATGTGGCTCACAATATTGCAAAATTGGAAACCCATAAAATTTATAATCGCGAAGAAGAGGTCATAGTTCACCGTAAAGGAGCAACAAGAGCATTCGGTCCTGGAAGGGAGGAAGTCCCTGAAAAATATAGGGATGTGGGACAGCCCGTTTTAATTCCAGGTACAATGGGAACTGCATCATATGTATTGTATGGTAGCGAAACTGCAATGGGGGAAACATTTGGTTCTACAGCTCATGGAGCCGGCAGGATCCTGTCACGTTCCAGAGCTAAGAAGGATTATGATGCAGATGAAATCACTGACGATTTAGCATCAAAAGGTATTAAAGTCAAAGCTAGCAGTAAGCATGTCATTGAAGAGGAAGCTCCTGGAGCTTATAAAGATGTAGATTCAGTAGTTAGGGTTTCTGACAGTACAGGTATTGCAAAATTGGTTGCAAAAGTAAAACCGTTGTCCGTTTGCAAAGGATGA
- a CDS encoding archease: MKNYEYFEATADIGFTSYGMDITEAFENAGLAIFNIISDTSNIEPLNEIEFEITSEDEVSLLYDYLEELLFYHEIKFMLFSEFHVEISDNLHLKAKIKGETINWNKHERKTEIKAITFHKMEVRKTDHVELQVIVDL; this comes from the coding sequence ATGAAAAATTATGAATATTTTGAAGCCACGGCAGATATTGGATTTACATCTTATGGAATGGATATAACCGAAGCATTTGAAAATGCGGGACTGGCTATTTTTAATATAATATCTGATACTTCAAATATAGAACCTTTAAATGAAATTGAATTCGAAATAACCTCAGAAGATGAAGTATCTCTTTTATATGATTATTTGGAGGAGCTGCTGTTCTATCATGAAATCAAATTCATGCTGTTTAGTGAATTTCATGTTGAGATTAGTGATAATTTACACCTAAAAGCTAAAATTAAAGGAGAAACCATAAATTGGAATAAACATGAGCGAAAAACAGAAATAAAAGCAATAACATTTCATAAAATGGAGGTTAGAAAAACAGACCATGTTGAGCTTCAGGTTATTGTTGACTTATAA
- a CDS encoding ORC1-type DNA replication protein has translation MGIEDILMYDESLFQDINAFDPDYFPPNYNFRDTQMEAMAMSIRPAIRGGKPSNATVLGSPATGKTTAIKKVFELVEKTTEKVLCIYINCQLHTTRFGIFSQIYKKIFGHIPPETGVPFSRIYGQIMKELQKTGKSLVVALDDINYLFQSKNANKVVYDLLRAYEEYPGVKTSIFAILSDLEFKYAFDKNVTTVFIPQEIIFPLYSYSEIEDILRDRVKAGFFPDVVSDDILEQVAMYTFENGDLRVGINLLRSCGNIAEADASRKIAQEHFDKAIDSLVSVNISQTLKTLTDTEKDVLKFISENEGRHTIGEMSEIYKEKTGSSYSSFNRVVDKLEFVRLIDTKFTGKGAVGNSREIILRFNPKDYDF, from the coding sequence ATGGGAATCGAAGATATTTTAATGTATGATGAAAGTCTTTTTCAAGACATAAACGCATTTGATCCAGATTATTTCCCTCCTAACTATAATTTTAGAGACACTCAAATGGAAGCAATGGCAATGTCAATAAGGCCAGCTATCCGGGGAGGAAAACCATCAAATGCAACAGTCCTAGGCTCACCTGCTACTGGAAAGACAACAGCAATTAAAAAAGTATTTGAGTTAGTCGAAAAGACAACAGAAAAAGTATTGTGCATTTATATTAACTGTCAGCTACACACAACACGCTTTGGAATATTTTCACAAATATATAAAAAAATCTTCGGACACATTCCACCTGAAACAGGTGTTCCATTTTCAAGAATCTATGGCCAAATAATGAAAGAACTTCAAAAAACCGGAAAATCTCTGGTTGTAGCGCTAGATGATATTAACTATTTGTTCCAATCAAAAAATGCTAACAAAGTAGTATATGATTTGCTCAGGGCATATGAGGAGTATCCTGGTGTAAAAACATCTATTTTTGCAATCCTGTCAGATTTGGAATTCAAATATGCTTTTGATAAAAACGTAACTACGGTATTCATTCCTCAGGAAATAATATTCCCATTATATTCCTACTCGGAAATAGAGGATATCTTACGTGACAGGGTTAAGGCAGGTTTTTTCCCAGATGTTGTCTCTGATGATATCCTGGAGCAGGTTGCTATGTACACTTTTGAAAATGGTGATTTGAGAGTTGGAATTAATCTTTTGAGAAGTTGCGGAAATATTGCTGAAGCTGATGCAAGCCGTAAAATTGCTCAAGAACATTTTGATAAGGCTATTGATTCACTTGTATCTGTTAACATATCTCAAACATTAAAAACTTTAACCGATACAGAAAAAGATGTTTTAAAGTTCATTTCTGAAAATGAAGGAAGGCACACTATTGGCGAGATGTCCGAAATATATAAAGAAAAAACAGGATCAAGTTACTCTTCATTTAATAGGGTGGTTGACAAATTAGAATTTGTAAGATTAATAGATACCAAATTTACAGGAAAAGGGGCTGTAGGAAATTCTAGGGAAATTATATTGCGTTTCAACCCCAAGGACTATGATTTTTAA
- a CDS encoding 6-hydroxymethylpterin diphosphokinase MptE-like protein, whose amino-acid sequence MDFGLWEKYYTEILEDLGFLRENDEKSALLLDEILSSEGCLTLDALSQFVDFSDKYIIFGAGPSLKEHVKFFKENYDLKDYVLVAADGATTALIEEKIAPDIITTDLDGNLDDILLANFRGANIVIHAHGDNIDKIANLTKFFTSVLGTTQSQPIGNLYNFGGFSDGDRALFLAVALNAKEITLAGMDFGEIITKYSRPNIETSLAKADDFKKKKLYYAEKFTQWIIDNEDVDIVNLSR is encoded by the coding sequence ATGGATTTTGGACTTTGGGAAAAATACTATACGGAAATTCTTGAGGATTTGGGATTTTTGCGTGAAAATGATGAGAAATCCGCACTGCTGCTGGACGAAATTTTATCAAGTGAAGGCTGCTTAACTTTAGATGCCCTGTCTCAATTTGTTGATTTTTCAGATAAATACATCATATTTGGCGCAGGACCATCTCTAAAAGAGCATGTAAAATTCTTTAAGGAAAACTATGATTTAAAAGATTATGTTTTGGTTGCAGCTGATGGTGCAACAACTGCACTGATTGAAGAGAAAATCGCACCGGACATAATCACCACGGATTTGGATGGAAATCTTGATGACATATTGCTTGCTAACTTTAGGGGAGCAAACATTGTAATCCATGCCCATGGGGACAATATTGATAAAATTGCAAATTTAACAAAATTCTTTACAAGCGTGCTTGGAACTACACAATCCCAACCAATTGGAAATCTTTACAACTTTGGAGGATTCAGCGATGGGGATAGGGCATTATTTTTAGCAGTTGCACTTAATGCAAAGGAAATCACCCTTGCAGGTATGGATTTCGGTGAAATCATAACCAAATACTCAAGACCCAATATAGAAACTTCATTGGCCAAAGCAGACGACTTTAAAAAGAAAAAACTGTATTACGCCGAGAAATTCACACAATGGATAATTGACAATGAAGATGTGGATATAGTTAACTTGTCTAGATAA